In Deltaproteobacteria bacterium, the genomic window CGGGCGCGAGATGAGCTGCAGGTTCGTCGTCTAATCGCACCGGAGCGAAGCGCAGAGTGTGTGTTAGACGACGGTTCTGTCAGCTCCATTGAGGGTTAGGCGGCGCGTAGTGCCGACTGACACTCGATGACGGAGCAGCTCGCGCCCGTTAAGCGGCGCGGGGCGACGCTTATCAATGATTAGCAGGCGAAAACGCGCAATATCATGGAACGAAAACGCCTATGACATTCGAACCTTTTGTATGGTTTGCAATTTCTTGTAGCCGGCCAACGCCAAATATTGAGATCAGAAAAGCGAGCTTTTTCGCTCACTTTTCCTGGTATATCCGATATGGGGAAAAAACGCTTGATATGCATCATTCAGGGGATTTATGAGAATAAATTAGTGGACTCAACAAATCATTAAAAAACAGTTGCTTTTATAATGTTTACGTACTCGGCAAGCAAGACATGACACTCGTATTTTTGAGGACATCGTTTGGCACCGGCAGAGCCGATGTGAAAATAACTTGTTGATTGCATTACAAAAAAATCACTTTAACCGCTAATACAACCGGTCACTAAAATCAAGGATAAATTATGGGTAATCCCCCGGTAAAACTTTTACAGGGTCGGGCAGGGCATTCGACTCATATCTGTCATTGATTCGGCAGGTTACCCTATAGGGGTTGTTGTTTTCTTGCCGGCATACCGATTCTCCATTCTCCGGGAAGGATTATGCGGTAAGGCTTGCACGATGTAGTGTTTGGAGATATTATCTCCCACAGGGCAAAATTTCAGATGTAGAAAACGTCCTTCAAGTCACCCTTTTTCGGAGAGGTGCCCATGAACACGGACACGATGCAAAACACCCCACCGGATCGAAAAAGACGGTCCAGTCGTTTGCGGATACTTCTCATCGTCGTGGCTGTTGCCATCGTAACGTCGGCGGCAACGGTCTTGGTGACAATGGCCTACGTATTTCCCGGGGACTTCAAACCGGTTAAACTCAGTGACCGGGAAGCGCAGGTGCTTAATGCCAAGCTGGCGCGGCTGGATACTGCCAGAGGGCCCGCAGGGTCGGCATCCGGCAAGGATGATGACTCCGGGCAGATGGTTCGTGGCAACTCAGGGGCTTATTTGAAACCGGAGCGCTACAGTGAGGCAGGCGCCAGTCGGCAGATCAAACTGAGCGAGCGCGAACTAAACGGCCTGCTCGCCCGAAACACCGATCTCGCCCACAAACTTGCCATCGATCTTTCCAAGGATCTTGCCAGCGCGAAACTCCTTATCCCCTTGGATCCGGATTTTCCCGTTCTGGGTGGAAAAACGCTCAGGGTCAACGCCGGTTTGGAGCTGAGGTATGATGACCGGAACCCGGTTGTCATGCTTAAAGGGGTCAGCATCTGTGGTGTTCCCATCCCAAA contains:
- a CDS encoding arginine N-succinyltransferase; this translates as MQNTPPDRKRRSSRLRILLIVVAVAIVTSAATVLVTMAYVFPGDFKPVKLSDREAQVLNAKLARLDTARGPAGSASGKDDDSGQMVRGNSGAYLKPERYSEAGASRQIKLSERELNGLLARNTDLAHKLAIDLSKDLASAKLLIPLDPDFPVLGGKTLRVNAGLELRYDDRNPVVMLKGVSICGVPIPNAWLGGLKNVDLVKEFGADRGFWHAFAAGVENIRVEEGNLSIKLKE